Proteins from one Archocentrus centrarchus isolate MPI-CPG fArcCen1 chromosome 8, fArcCen1, whole genome shotgun sequence genomic window:
- the ier2a gene encoding immediate early response gene 2 protein: MEVSAEAKRIMVVALGKLYSSRTQRGGLRLHRSLLLTLVMKSAREIYHAAQATAESVAPKCELQHPTDEMIAEPAGAQGLQSPASLPAEEPRCTGSSTELRREARTHTSAENKENVCPPGPVQHSRKRRGKTAAEPDFLPCKKAKLEQGNCPQQLIVCSVLNDYVTCSSELRTAPTPIPVHTAIAAC; this comes from the coding sequence ATGGAGGTCAGCGCAGAGGCCAAGAGGATCATGGTCGTGGCTTTGGGGAAACTGTACAGCTCCCGCACCCAGCGAGGGGGTCTGCGTCTTCACCGGAGTCTCCTACTTACTCTGGTGATGAAATCTGCCCGGGAAATCTATCATGCGGCACAGGCGACGGCAGAGAGCGTCGCCCCGAAATGTGAACTACAACACCCGACTGATGAGATGATCGCAGAGCCAGCAGGCGCTCAGGGGCTCCAGAGTCCCGCTTCTCTCCCAGCTGAAGAGCCACGGTGCACGGGTTCATCCACGGAGCTGCGCCGTGAGGCGCGTACGCACACCAGCGCAGAAAACAAGGAGAATGTGTGCCCGCCCGGCCCTGTGCAGCACTCGAGGAAAAGACGGGGGAAAACGGCTGCCGAACCGGACTTTCTGCCctgcaagaaagcaaaactgGAACAAGGGAACTGCCCTCAACAGCTCATTGTCTGTTCCGTTTTGAATGACTATGTAACGTGCAGTAGTGAACTGCGAACAGCCCCAACCCCCATTCCCGTGCACACGGCCATTGCAGCTTGTTGA